A single Deltaproteobacteria bacterium DNA region contains:
- a CDS encoding transposase has product MALRQEKSLPLLDKFNQWVDDFLRNVSPSNPLINAATYAKNQRPFINRCFTDGRFEIDNGRVEREIREPAIGRKNYLFAGSSVGASSLAAAYTVVQSARKCGINVRDYLIDILTRLDNGWPAKKLTELLPDKWVRERSLIATAIID; this is encoded by the coding sequence TTGGCTTTGCGGCAAGAAAAATCCCTGCCTCTGCTTGATAAATTTAATCAATGGGTTGATGATTTTTTGCGTAATGTTTCGCCTAGTAACCCACTGATTAATGCAGCTACCTACGCTAAAAATCAAAGACCATTTATTAATCGTTGTTTTACTGATGGACGTTTTGAAATTGATAATGGGCGGGTTGAAAGAGAAATTCGCGAACCTGCTATTGGCCGCAAAAATTATTTGTTTGCTGGCTCCAGTGTTGGGGCCAGTAGTTTGGCTGCTGCTTATACGGTGGTGCAATCGGCTAGAAAATGCGGCATTAACGTGCGTGATTATCTGATTGATATCTTGACACGTCTTGATAATGGTTGGCCTGCTAAAAAACTCACCGAGCTTTTGCCTGATAAGTGGGTACGCGAGCGCTCGCTTATCGCTACTGCTATCATCGATTAA
- a CDS encoding response regulator → MRELTTSIFKEKHLAQFAAFAVESLSDGVFLIARDASIVYVNTAACKQLGYSEDELLNLNIMDINPGLTQEIWDSVWGVTVSDKIQTIETTHLTKDGLIVPVEVIANYIEIEGEQYSCTFTRDISKRKEMEARIRQSEKMEAIGFLAGGVAHDFNNQLCGILGYTDLLQLELSDASFKVTNYLDGIKVATQRAAGLTSQLLAFARQGKYLSVSVNVHKLILETIEILARSINKNIKIITHLEAGNSYTLGDPSQLESVLLNLGINARDAMPEGGELLFETGIVDVDGDFTRNNIFKLEQGKYIRICVSDTGLGMTEDVRKRIFEPFFTTKEYGKGTGMGLASVYGTVKNHRGAVEVTSIPGKGTEMILFLPCISCPEVEEEIKLPIADALPAIKANILLVDDERYLLKAVGAMLERLGCQVTTVDNGIDAIRIYREQYAAFDAVILDVIMPEMGGKTTFMKMKEINPNIVTIIDSGYSLTSDVQEMLDAGAQGLIKKPFLIYELAEMLNRVLGKGVID, encoded by the coding sequence ATGAGAGAGCTAACTACAAGCATTTTTAAAGAGAAACATCTGGCACAATTTGCAGCATTCGCAGTTGAAAGCTTGTCCGATGGGGTTTTTCTGATCGCGAGAGATGCGAGTATTGTGTACGTTAATACTGCAGCTTGTAAACAACTCGGATATTCTGAAGATGAGTTACTCAATTTAAATATTATGGATATTAATCCGGGATTAACGCAGGAAATTTGGGACTCGGTCTGGGGGGTTACCGTCAGCGACAAAATACAGACTATCGAGACTACTCATTTGACTAAGGACGGACTAATCGTCCCCGTTGAAGTGATCGCAAATTATATTGAAATTGAAGGGGAACAATACAGCTGCACTTTCACGCGGGATATATCAAAACGAAAAGAGATGGAAGCACGGATCCGGCAATCGGAGAAAATGGAGGCAATCGGTTTTCTGGCGGGAGGTGTTGCGCATGACTTTAATAATCAATTATGTGGAATTCTTGGATACACTGATCTTCTTCAACTTGAGCTTAGCGATGCCTCTTTTAAAGTAACGAATTATCTTGATGGAATCAAAGTGGCGACACAGCGTGCTGCTGGACTGACTTCCCAGTTGCTCGCATTTGCTCGGCAGGGCAAGTACCTTTCGGTATCGGTTAATGTTCACAAACTTATATTGGAAACAATTGAAATACTCGCAAGGAGTATTAATAAGAATATAAAAATCATAACCCATTTAGAGGCCGGAAATTCCTATACTCTGGGTGATCCTTCTCAGCTAGAAAGTGTGCTGCTCAATTTGGGTATCAATGCGCGGGATGCAATGCCTGAAGGAGGCGAGCTACTTTTTGAGACCGGGATAGTTGATGTCGATGGGGACTTCACACGAAATAATATATTCAAACTAGAACAAGGGAAATATATCAGGATCTGTGTTTCGGATACCGGGCTCGGAATGACTGAAGATGTTAGAAAACGGATATTCGAACCATTTTTCACTACTAAAGAATATGGCAAGGGTACCGGGATGGGTCTGGCATCTGTGTACGGCACGGTTAAAAACCATCGTGGTGCAGTTGAAGTTACCAGTATTCCCGGTAAGGGAACCGAAATGATTCTCTTTCTTCCCTGTATATCTTGTCCTGAAGTGGAAGAGGAGATTAAACTCCCAATAGCTGATGCTTTACCTGCTATTAAAGCGAATATCCTGCTTGTTGACGATGAGAGATACCTACTAAAAGCTGTCGGTGCAATGCTGGAACGGCTTGGTTGTCAGGTGACAACGGTTGATAACGGAATAGATGCGATTAGAATTTATCGCGAGCAGTACGCTGCTTTTGATGCTGTAATTCTGGATGTCATAATGCCTGAAATGGGGGGTAAAACGACTTTCATGAAAATGAAAGAAATTAATCCGAATATTGTTACAATAATCGATTCGGGATACAGTCTGACCAGCGACGTGCAAGAAATGCTGGATGCCGGTGCACAGGGTCTTATTAAAAAACCCTTTCTTATTTATGAGTTGGCTGAGATGTTGAATAGGGTGCTCGGCAAGGGAGTAATAGACTAG
- a CDS encoding chorismate-binding protein: protein MKLSEIDQLESFALLGPKFSDGVCLLMSELAIDKLSSRNGDSLRLVFVPFETNANAAQIFKPADCKAITLEFDVPVVLPVAKLADLNYIDNISQIRQAIAAGDVYQVCYTIRAKLDGDISGASLFACMNTQNMAPFAAWVRLPNGVEFVSASPELFFSIKGRQIISQPMKGTMQPQSVNDLVASVKDRCELAMITDLIRNDLTPICEPHSVSVTCERQILKLPYAVQTVSEISGILLPQINSIDVLTALHPGGSVTGAPKQAALKMITKLESTVRGAYCGTLGIVFNKEHSVFNLLIRTASFSNGSWVYGVGSGIVYDSDASKELQEIYTKLGALTCHTPAYA, encoded by the coding sequence ATGAAACTAAGCGAAATTGATCAGCTAGAATCTTTTGCTTTATTGGGACCAAAGTTTAGCGATGGTGTTTGTTTGTTGATGTCAGAGCTCGCAATAGATAAATTATCTAGTAGAAATGGTGATTCTCTAAGATTAGTGTTTGTGCCATTTGAAACAAATGCAAATGCTGCGCAAATTTTTAAACCTGCTGACTGCAAAGCGATTACCCTTGAATTTGATGTCCCTGTAGTGTTACCAGTAGCCAAGCTGGCTGATTTAAATTATATTGATAATATATCGCAAATACGCCAAGCAATCGCTGCCGGTGATGTATATCAGGTTTGCTATACTATTCGTGCAAAACTTGATGGTGATATTAGTGGAGCCTCACTGTTTGCTTGCATGAATACTCAGAACATGGCGCCGTTTGCGGCATGGGTGCGCTTACCCAACGGAGTTGAATTTGTTTCAGCATCACCTGAATTATTTTTTAGTATTAAAGGTCGACAAATAATCTCACAGCCAATGAAAGGCACCATGCAACCACAAAGCGTGAATGACCTAGTTGCCAGTGTTAAAGACCGCTGTGAATTGGCAATGATTACCGACCTAATACGCAATGACCTTACGCCTATATGTGAGCCACACTCTGTTAGCGTCACCTGTGAGCGTCAAATTTTAAAACTACCCTATGCAGTACAGACGGTTAGCGAAATTAGTGGCATATTATTACCACAGATTAACAGCATTGATGTATTGACAGCACTGCACCCTGGAGGCTCAGTAACTGGCGCACCTAAACAAGCAGCGCTTAAAATGATAACAAAGCTCGAATCTACAGTGCGTGGTGCTTATTGTGGCACCTTAGGTATAGTTTTTAACAAGGAACATTCTGTTTTTAATTTGCTAATTCGTACAGCTAGTTTTAGCAATGGTTCTTGGGTTTATGGAGTTGGTAGTGGTATTGTTTATGACTCAGACGCCAGCAAAGAACTGCAAGAAATATATACAAAGTTAGGGGCATTAACATGCCATACACCAGCCTACGCTTAA
- a CDS encoding DEAD/DEAH box helicase — MRFDDLNLHPLLLNTIRQQGYLMPTPIQARAIPEVLKGRDLLACAQTGTGKTAAFALPILHRLLQHPRKGHLPRVLVLAPTRELATQIIESFALYGRGSGLSGTVIFGGVSQGSQIRALQEGIDVLVAAPGRLLDLMDQGYVKLSNIEHFVLDEADRMLDMGFIKPIKRVLAVLPPKRQNLLFSATMPAEIRELTKRLLNDPIHIAVTPVASTVDRIDQRVYFVAKARKTDLLAHVLTDRSADRVIVFTRTKHGANRLSGKLQKMLINAEAIHGDKSQNARQKSLLRFKQGDTRVLVATDVAARGIDVTGISHVVNFDLPNEPESYVHRIGRTARAGASGLALSFCDQDEQPLLRNIESLIKTMVPVEHSHPFVEVKQSLCNKKRNAKKRSTKHYNSKPQYA; from the coding sequence TTGCGTTTTGATGATTTAAATTTACACCCACTTCTTCTCAACACCATACGCCAACAGGGTTATTTAATGCCTACTCCCATTCAGGCGCGCGCCATTCCCGAAGTACTTAAAGGACGCGACCTATTGGCGTGTGCCCAAACCGGTACAGGCAAAACCGCGGCTTTTGCGTTGCCCATATTGCATAGACTTTTGCAGCATCCAAGAAAAGGTCACTTGCCACGGGTGTTGGTATTGGCACCTACGCGTGAGTTAGCCACACAAATAATTGAAAGCTTTGCCCTCTATGGGCGTGGCTCTGGCTTGAGTGGTACCGTTATTTTTGGAGGTGTTAGTCAAGGATCACAAATTCGCGCACTCCAAGAAGGTATTGATGTGCTTGTGGCTGCTCCTGGTCGCTTGCTTGATCTGATGGATCAAGGATATGTTAAACTTTCTAATATCGAACACTTTGTTCTCGATGAAGCTGACCGTATGCTCGATATGGGATTTATAAAACCAATTAAGCGGGTTCTTGCGGTATTGCCTCCCAAGCGACAAAATTTACTTTTTTCAGCCACCATGCCTGCAGAAATACGCGAGCTGACCAAGCGTTTGCTAAATGATCCAATACACATAGCTGTAACGCCTGTTGCCTCCACTGTTGATCGTATCGACCAGCGGGTATATTTTGTAGCTAAAGCCCGTAAAACCGATTTGCTTGCCCATGTGCTGACCGACCGTTCGGCGGATCGGGTCATTGTTTTCACACGCACGAAACATGGCGCTAATCGCTTAAGTGGTAAGCTACAAAAAATGCTTATAAATGCAGAGGCTATTCATGGCGATAAATCACAAAATGCACGACAAAAATCTTTGTTGCGTTTTAAACAGGGTGACACACGAGTATTGGTTGCAACTGATGTCGCCGCCCGAGGTATTGATGTTACTGGCATCAGCCACGTTGTCAACTTTGATCTCCCTAACGAACCTGAAAGTTATGTACACCGTATTGGTCGTACTGCCCGTGCTGGCGCTAGTGGTCTTGCGCTTTCATTTTGTGACCAGGATGAGCAACCGCTTTTACGCAATATTGAGTCGCTAATTAAAACCATGGTGCCAGTTGAACACTCACATCCATTCGTCGAGGTCAAGCAATCGCTATGCAATAAAAAACGTAATGCAAAAAAACGCAGTACTAAACACTACAATAGCAAGCCACAGTACGCATAA